A genomic region of Thunnus albacares chromosome 4, fThuAlb1.1, whole genome shotgun sequence contains the following coding sequences:
- the c4h6orf89 gene encoding bombesin receptor-activated protein C6orf89 homolog translates to MGTTMSEPCIYDKLSESIDILRQSGYRYGMSEREIERFIKRVLETNEPRREPPQFPILRATIKFVVAVGFLLVVVLAFTYPQSAPQLGLVNLGCYNWSSPLSHVRLLSLPIAKKYNLQGFHEWWSAGSLRQSLVNCSGCAEISSVLEVPESLRGTVALRRGPQLVLLKGGESLSVQRQQLEELYLAHSGSMSILLEEEDGLQNHNLGLPQGPANFTLLWRFSSGTREKVLRWLFPKAELCPLLDSAGTILQRCLVTHSTNSQSKGVGVLGWLVVGEGLPTVRVLPVQRCQKHCSSFNLWLTPGDMVYADPRYWQMELFPGRGQNIICDGSAF, encoded by the exons ATGGGGACGACGATGAGCGAGCCGTGTATCTACGACAAACTGTCCGAGAGCATCGACATCCTCCGCCAGTCGGGCTACCGCTATGGGATGTCGGAGAGGGAGATTGAGAGGTTCATCAAGCGGGTCCTGGAGACCAATGAGCCCAGGAGAGAGCCTCCTCAGTTCCCCATCCTGAGAGCCACCATCAAG TTTGTGGTGGCAGTGGGCTTCctgctggtggtggtgctggCCTTTACCTATCCCCAGAGCGCCCCACAGCTGGGTCTGGTCAATCTGGGCTGTTACAATTGGTCGTCCCCCCTCAGCCACGTCCGACTGCTGTCACTACCCATCGCCAAGAAGTACAACCTGCAAG gttTCCATGAATGGTGGAGTGCCGGCTCTCTCAGGCAGAGTCTGGTCAATTGTTCGGGCTGTGCAGAGATCTCCTCGGTGCTGGAAGTCCCAGAGAGCCTAAGAGGCACCGTGGCTCTGCGACGGGGGCCACAGCTCGTCCTGCTGAAG GGTGGGGAGTCCCTCAGCGTCCAGCGGCAGCAGCTCGAGGAGCTTTACTTGGCTCATTCAGGCTCCATGTCCAttctgctggaggaggaggacggcCTACAGAATCACAACCTTGGTCTTCCCCAAGGACCCGCCAACTTCACCCTGCTCTG GAGATTCAGCTCTGGGACCAGGGAGAAGGTTTTGAGGTGGCTCTTCCCGAAGGCAGAGCTCTGTCCCTTGCTGGACAGCGCCGGGACCATCCTGCAGCGCTGTCTGGTCACCCACAGCACAAACTCCCAGAGCAAG GGTGTCGGCGTGTTGGGCTGGCTGGTGGTGGGCGAGGGGCTGCCGACGGTTCGAGTTCTGCCCGTTCAACGCTGtcagaaacactgcagctccTTCAACCTGTGGCTGACACCTGGAGACATGG TGTACGCTGACCCTCGGTACTGGCAGATGGAGCTCTTCCCCGGTCGAGGCCAGAACATCATCTGCGACGGATCGGCCTTTTAA